From a single Nothobranchius furzeri strain GRZ-AD unplaced genomic scaffold, NfurGRZ-RIMD1 Scf090, whole genome shotgun sequence genomic region:
- the LOC139065126 gene encoding uncharacterized protein translates to METTQSLSWFEIVERGVKVNYDEIIDSSLNTEVQVSEVHPKASLPTNCGTQGTDQQESGEKLQKPACSQDIRSQYYRRETNQYQPSVSSQDIRSQYYRRETNQYQPSVSTQDIRSQYYRRETNQYQPSVSTQDIRSQYYRRETPQQKRPTMIRLKGCRKGTDSGPKSVSEPPKTASTIKSEQPRTPVIWMIGSSYIRRGEKAAQQQFGPNFGLRAKVQWFGKGGMGWGGVLPRFYSEARTHGPPDILVVHAGGNDLGHVSPGELASQIQKDLSHLHKDFPEMRIAFSAINERQSWGYGQPGRINNNRKQVNSSLRRAVKSFGGLVIEHPEVRFFNNALFLPDRVHFSKRGNSLFLGSIHSVLEKVLAQRCNT, encoded by the coding sequence ATGGAGACCACACAAAGTCTTTCTTGGTTTGAAATCGTAGAACGAGGAGTTAAGGTCAATTATGATGAAATAATTGACTCTTCTCTCAACACAGAGGTTCAGGTCAGTGAGGTCCACCCAAAAGCCTCACTGCCTACTAACTGTGGGACTCAGGGCACAGATCAGCAGGAATCTGGTGAAAAGCTCCAAAAACCTGCTTGTagtcaggatattcgttcccagtactacagaagagagacaaaccagtaccagccttctgtcagttctcaggatattcgttcccagtactacagaagagagacaaaccagtaccagccttctgtcagtactcaggatattcgttcccagtactacagaagagagacaaaccagtaccagccttctgtcagtactcaggatattcgttcccagtactacagaagagagacacctcagcagaaacgtcccactatgatccgcctcaaaggttgtaggaaagggacggactcaggacccaaaagtgtctccgaacccccaaaaactgcatctaccatcaagtctgagcagcctcgaactccagtaatctggatgattggatccagttacatcagacggggtgaaaAGGCGGCTCAGCAGCAGTTTGGGccaaactttggactcagagctaaggtccaatggtttggtAAAGGAGGCATGGGCTGGGgtggtgtccttcccaggttttactccgaggctcgcacacacggtcctccagatattctggtcgtccacgctggaggaaacgatctgggtcaCGTTTCCCCGGgggaactggcttctcagatccaaaaggatttgtcccacctccataaggactttccggaaatgagaatagccttttccgccatcaacgaacggcagtcgtgggGATACGGGCaaccaggaagaattaacaacaacagaaaacaggttaattcttcactgaggagggccgttaagagctttgggggcctggtcatcgagcatcctgaggtcaggttcttcaacaacgctctttttctcccagacagagtgcattttagtaagagaggaaacagcttgtttctgggcagcattcactctgttctggagaaggttctggctcagaggtgtaacacctaa